In the Kitasatospora terrestris genome, one interval contains:
- a CDS encoding DUF4442 domain-containing protein — translation MARKRTITPATFRRGINFWPPFLFAGIRVLSVGEGYRSARVRLRLGRLNRNWVGTHFGGSIFAMTDPFWMLLVMQNLGPDYVVWDSAGEIDFVSPGRGDIFADFELTDDRLAEIRELTADGKKALVWFHTEVLAADGTVVARVRKQIYVRQKPKKATAE, via the coding sequence ATGGCACGCAAGCGCACGATCACCCCCGCCACCTTCCGGCGCGGGATCAACTTCTGGCCGCCGTTCCTGTTCGCCGGGATCCGGGTGCTGTCGGTGGGCGAGGGCTACCGCTCGGCCCGGGTGCGGCTCCGGCTCGGCCGGCTGAACCGCAACTGGGTGGGCACCCACTTCGGCGGGTCGATCTTCGCGATGACGGACCCGTTCTGGATGCTGCTGGTGATGCAGAACCTCGGCCCGGACTACGTGGTCTGGGACAGCGCCGGTGAGATCGACTTCGTCTCCCCCGGGCGCGGCGACATCTTCGCCGACTTCGAGCTGACCGACGACCGGCTGGCGGAGATCCGCGAGCTGACCGCCGACGGCAAGAAGGCGCTGGTCTGGTTCCACACCGAGGTGCTGGCGGCGGACGGCACGGTGGTCGCCCGGGTCCGCAAGCAGATCTACGTCCGGCAGAAGCCGAAGAAGGCGACCGCGGAGTAG
- a CDS encoding zinc ribbon domain-containing protein encodes MPRYDFRCRSCGATFELRRAMAQANDPAVCPEGHTDTVKLLSAVAVTGSGTAAPGPTGGGGGGGCCGGGCCG; translated from the coding sequence ATGCCTCGCTACGACTTCCGCTGCCGCTCCTGCGGCGCCACGTTCGAACTCCGCCGCGCCATGGCCCAGGCCAACGACCCGGCGGTCTGCCCGGAGGGCCACACCGACACGGTGAAGCTGCTGTCCGCCGTCGCGGTCACCGGGAGCGGCACCGCCGCCCCCGGGCCGACGGGCGGCGGGGGCGGCGGAGGCTGCTGCGGGGGCGGCTGCTGCGGCTGA
- a CDS encoding HAD family hydrolase gives MKHALVASDLDRTLIYSNRALALDVPDRLAPRLLSVEVHDGKALSFMTEAAAELLVELTGLAYVVPVTTRTRTQYERVNLPGPTPGWVPPYAVCANGGHLLVDGVPDVDWQNGIRERLAAESAPLREVVEHLAIVADPEWTHKRKVADDLFAYLVVERAELPEGWITDLSGWCAERGFTISLQGRKVYAVPAPLSKSAGLAEVALRTGARTVLSAGDSLLDADLLLAADHGWRPGHGELAETGWTAPDVTALDQIGVAAGEEIVRQMLARVRSAAAVSV, from the coding sequence TTGAAGCACGCCCTGGTCGCCAGCGACCTCGACCGCACGCTGATCTACTCGAACCGGGCCCTGGCCCTGGACGTGCCGGACCGGCTGGCGCCACGGCTGCTCTCGGTGGAGGTGCACGACGGCAAGGCGCTCTCCTTCATGACGGAGGCCGCCGCCGAACTGCTGGTCGAACTGACCGGCCTGGCGTACGTCGTGCCCGTCACCACCCGCACCCGCACCCAGTACGAGCGGGTCAACCTGCCCGGCCCGACGCCCGGCTGGGTCCCCCCGTACGCGGTCTGCGCCAACGGCGGACACCTGCTGGTCGACGGCGTCCCGGACGTCGACTGGCAGAACGGGATCCGCGAGCGGCTCGCCGCCGAGAGCGCGCCGCTGCGCGAGGTGGTCGAGCACCTCGCGATCGTCGCCGACCCCGAGTGGACCCACAAGCGCAAGGTCGCCGACGACCTCTTCGCCTACCTGGTCGTCGAGCGCGCCGAGCTGCCCGAGGGCTGGATCACCGACCTGTCCGGCTGGTGCGCCGAGCGCGGCTTCACCATCTCGCTCCAGGGCCGCAAGGTGTACGCCGTCCCCGCGCCGCTCAGCAAGAGCGCGGGCCTGGCGGAGGTGGCCCTGCGCACCGGCGCCCGCACCGTGCTGAGCGCCGGCGACTCGCTGCTCGACGCCGACCTGCTGCTGGCCGCCGACCACGGCTGGCGGCCCGGCCACGGCGAACTCGCCGAGACCGGGTGGACCGCGCCCGACGTCACGGCGCTCGACCAGATCGGGGTGGCGGCCGGCGAGGAGATCGTCCGGCAGATGCTGGCCCGGGTCCGCTCCGCCGCGGCCGTCTCGGTCTGA
- a CDS encoding HpcH/HpaI aldolase/citrate lyase family protein: MRHFGHLSDDVRSRLFLKQPVAFDRESDAAVLSTALGATLYSPATRPGLAQDIRKQSARGVVSMVLCLEDAIADHEVPSAEANLVAQLGELAADAPGTELPLLFVRVRAAEQITDLAVRLGPAIRLLTGFVLPKFTEESGGVFLEALTAAEERTGRRLFAMPVLESPELAHLESRRDQLFGIARVLDKHRGRILAVRLGVTDLCSAYGLRRSPDLTAYDVALVAGVIGDVVNVLGRADGTGYTVTGPVWEYFPVQERMFKPQLRRTPFAEASPPADGLRQRIIAHDLDGLIREIELDRANGLLGKTCIHPSHVPAVHALSVVTHEEYSDAQDILQQHQDGGGVLRSSYTNKMNEAKPHRAWAERVLLRAEVFGVAREDVSFAELLSACLCP; this comes from the coding sequence TTGCGCCACTTCGGCCACCTTTCGGACGATGTCCGCAGCCGACTCTTCCTGAAGCAGCCCGTCGCCTTCGACCGCGAGAGCGACGCGGCCGTCCTCTCCACCGCGCTCGGCGCCACCCTGTACAGCCCCGCCACCCGGCCCGGGCTGGCCCAGGACATCCGGAAGCAGTCGGCCCGCGGCGTGGTCTCCATGGTGCTCTGCCTGGAGGACGCCATCGCCGACCACGAGGTGCCGTCCGCCGAGGCGAACCTGGTCGCCCAGCTCGGCGAGCTGGCCGCCGACGCCCCCGGCACCGAGCTGCCGCTGCTGTTCGTCCGGGTCCGCGCCGCCGAGCAGATCACCGACCTGGCCGTCCGGCTCGGCCCGGCGATCCGGCTGCTCACCGGCTTCGTCCTGCCCAAGTTCACCGAGGAGAGCGGCGGAGTCTTCCTGGAGGCCCTCACCGCCGCCGAGGAGCGCACCGGGCGCCGGCTGTTCGCCATGCCGGTGCTGGAATCCCCCGAGCTCGCCCACCTGGAGAGCCGCCGCGACCAGCTCTTCGGCATCGCCCGGGTGCTCGACAAGCACCGCGGCCGGATCCTCGCCGTCCGGCTCGGCGTCACCGACCTGTGCTCCGCGTACGGGCTGCGCCGCTCGCCCGACCTGACCGCCTACGACGTGGCACTGGTCGCCGGGGTGATCGGTGACGTGGTCAACGTGCTGGGCCGCGCCGACGGCACCGGGTACACGGTGACCGGCCCGGTCTGGGAGTACTTCCCGGTGCAGGAGCGGATGTTCAAGCCGCAGCTGCGCCGCACCCCGTTCGCCGAGGCGAGCCCGCCCGCCGACGGGCTGCGCCAGCGGATCATCGCGCACGACCTGGACGGCCTGATCCGCGAGATCGAGCTCGACCGGGCCAACGGCCTGCTCGGCAAGACCTGCATCCACCCCAGCCACGTGCCCGCCGTGCACGCCCTCTCCGTGGTCACCCACGAGGAGTACTCCGACGCGCAGGACATCCTGCAGCAGCACCAGGACGGCGGCGGGGTGCTGCGCTCCTCGTACACCAACAAGATGAACGAAGCGAAGCCGCACCGCGCCTGGGCGGAGCGGGTGCTGCTGCGCGCCGAGGTCTTCGGCGTCGCCCGCGAGGACGTCAGCTTCGCCGAACTGCTCTCCGCCTGCCTCTGCCCGTAG
- a CDS encoding TerD family protein codes for MTHVMAKGANIPLTATAVRAVLRWTATPGTPDVDASALLLGSDGRVRSDTDFVFYNQPRHPSGVVRHLAKQSGGGEVWDTVEVELTKLPADVESVVLAGSAEGGSFPSVGGLRVLLYDAATADGGAALAEFPVLDTGDVTALVAAELYRRAGGWKFRAIGQGYDSGLSGLATDYGIAVEDDTVTHHPEPGPTPAPAGEEEPDTYTLAPAAPTNAPLPPPPTTPPPAPRPQAQPQPQPQPGYGYPQPQHQPSAYGYPQPQPQTGYGYPPPQPQVQPQARPPFTLPPQGPQFQPR; via the coding sequence ATGACGCACGTGATGGCGAAGGGCGCCAACATCCCGCTGACGGCCACCGCCGTCCGTGCCGTTCTGCGCTGGACCGCCACGCCCGGCACCCCCGACGTGGACGCCTCGGCGCTGCTCCTCGGCAGTGACGGCCGGGTCCGTTCGGACACCGACTTCGTCTTCTACAACCAGCCCCGGCACCCCTCCGGCGTGGTCCGGCACCTGGCCAAGCAGAGCGGCGGCGGCGAGGTCTGGGACACGGTCGAGGTCGAGCTCACCAAGCTGCCCGCCGACGTGGAGAGCGTGGTGCTCGCCGGCTCCGCCGAGGGCGGGTCCTTCCCCTCGGTGGGCGGGCTGCGGGTGCTGCTGTACGACGCCGCCACGGCCGACGGCGGCGCGGCGCTCGCCGAGTTCCCGGTGCTCGACACCGGCGACGTGACCGCGCTGGTCGCCGCCGAGCTGTACCGGCGGGCCGGCGGCTGGAAGTTCCGCGCCATCGGCCAGGGCTACGACAGCGGCCTCAGCGGCCTCGCCACCGACTACGGCATCGCGGTCGAGGACGACACCGTCACCCACCACCCCGAGCCCGGCCCGACCCCGGCGCCCGCCGGCGAGGAGGAGCCGGACACCTACACCCTCGCCCCGGCCGCCCCCACCAACGCACCGCTCCCGCCGCCGCCCACCACGCCCCCGCCGGCCCCCCGGCCGCAGGCGCAGCCACAGCCGCAGCCGCAGCCCGGCTACGGCTACCCGCAGCCCCAGCACCAGCCCTCCGCCTACGGCTACCCGCAGCCGCAGCCGCAGACCGGGTACGGCTACCCGCCGCCGCAGCCCCAGGTACAGCCCCAGGCCCGGCCGCCGTTCACCCTGCCCCCGCAGGGCCCGCAGTTCCAGCCGCGCTGA
- a CDS encoding Tellurium resistance: protein MVSVWGFLKGERNSPDAGGSPFQITLTKKQPQFAITGAAATTGYLYVNLHWSTRSAEGGGAVAGPLRRFFDPRILRPLSPDNLTQSPVNVDLDLACLYELADGSRGVVQPLGNLLGDLNKPPFIKLSGDDVYGAPSGETMYVNLEKKDQFRRLLIFVYIYDDTPAFDRTHATVTIVPQSGPRIEIKLDERAPEARSCAVVLIENSGDNQLTVRREVRYVHGFQSDLDRLYGFGMQWERGFKDPR, encoded by the coding sequence ATGGTCTCGGTGTGGGGGTTCCTGAAGGGCGAGCGGAACAGTCCCGATGCGGGGGGCAGCCCGTTCCAGATCACGCTCACCAAGAAGCAGCCGCAGTTCGCCATCACCGGCGCCGCGGCCACCACCGGCTACCTGTACGTCAACCTGCACTGGTCGACGCGCTCGGCCGAGGGCGGGGGCGCCGTGGCGGGGCCGCTGCGGCGGTTCTTCGACCCGCGGATCCTGCGGCCGCTGTCGCCCGACAACCTGACCCAGAGCCCGGTCAACGTGGACCTCGACCTGGCGTGCCTGTACGAACTGGCCGACGGCAGCCGGGGCGTGGTGCAGCCGCTCGGCAACCTCCTCGGCGACCTCAACAAGCCGCCGTTCATCAAGCTCAGCGGCGACGACGTGTACGGAGCGCCGTCCGGCGAGACGATGTACGTCAACCTGGAGAAGAAGGACCAGTTCCGGCGGCTGCTGATCTTCGTCTACATCTACGACGACACCCCCGCGTTCGACCGGACGCACGCGACGGTGACGATCGTGCCGCAGAGCGGGCCGCGGATCGAGATCAAGCTCGACGAGCGGGCGCCGGAGGCGCGTTCCTGCGCGGTGGTGCTGATCGAGAACTCGGGCGACAACCAGCTGACGGTCCGACGGGAGGTCCGCTACGTGCACGGCTTCCAGTCGGACCTCGACCGGCTGTACGGCTTCGGCATGCAGTGGGAGCGGGGCTTCAAGGACCCCCGCTGA
- a CDS encoding DUF2637 domain-containing protein, whose protein sequence is MNLSSIQLVWAVVGGAALLFTAILVAFLRFKNNNAEENADSWERSEERRRRKEAIYGGASYVLLFCCAGVAAALSFHGLVGFGQQNLNLSGGWEYLVPFGLDGAAMFCSVLAVREASHGDAALGSRLLVWLFAVASAWFNWVHAPRGGAHDGAPQFFAGMSISAAVLFDRALKQTRRAALREQGLIPRPLPQIRIVRWLRAPRETYAAWSLMLLENVRSLDEAVEEVREERQAKQDAKVRARSADRRERAELKAIARQGGMLARARHARQVPALTSGDAQPVTEPALAPEEQTDRSGPSALEPAALNAGRRPVAAVGSSTGSSYSSSTGSSYSSSIDLSSDDDTLSMPKLDSLERKLRAIEQQLG, encoded by the coding sequence ATGAACCTGTCCTCCATACAGCTGGTCTGGGCCGTTGTCGGCGGCGCAGCCCTGCTGTTCACCGCCATCCTGGTGGCCTTCCTGCGTTTCAAGAACAACAACGCCGAGGAGAACGCCGACTCCTGGGAGCGCTCCGAGGAGCGCCGCCGCCGCAAGGAGGCCATCTACGGCGGTGCCTCGTACGTGCTGCTGTTCTGCTGCGCCGGCGTCGCGGCCGCGCTGTCCTTCCACGGCCTGGTCGGCTTCGGCCAGCAGAACCTGAACCTGTCCGGCGGCTGGGAGTACCTGGTCCCGTTCGGTCTCGACGGCGCGGCCATGTTCTGCTCCGTCCTCGCGGTCCGCGAGGCCAGCCACGGTGACGCGGCGCTCGGCTCCCGCCTGCTGGTGTGGCTGTTCGCGGTCGCCTCGGCCTGGTTCAACTGGGTGCACGCGCCGCGCGGCGGTGCGCACGACGGCGCCCCGCAGTTCTTCGCCGGCATGTCGATCTCGGCGGCCGTCCTGTTCGACCGGGCGCTGAAGCAGACCCGCCGCGCCGCGCTGCGCGAGCAGGGCCTGATCCCGCGTCCGCTGCCGCAGATCCGCATCGTCCGCTGGCTGCGCGCTCCGCGCGAGACCTACGCGGCCTGGTCGCTGATGCTGCTGGAGAATGTCCGCAGCCTGGACGAGGCGGTCGAGGAGGTCCGCGAGGAGCGGCAGGCCAAGCAGGACGCCAAGGTGCGCGCCCGCAGCGCCGACCGCCGCGAGCGGGCCGAGCTGAAGGCGATCGCCCGTCAGGGCGGCATGCTGGCCCGGGCCCGCCACGCCCGCCAGGTCCCGGCGCTCACCTCCGGTGACGCGCAGCCCGTTACGGAGCCTGCCCTAGCCCCGGAGGAGCAGACCGACCGCTCCGGCCCGTCCGCCCTGGAGCCGGCCGCGCTGAACGCCGGCCGCCGTCCGGTCGCCGCGGTGGGCAGCTCCACCGGCTCGTCCTACTCCTCGTCGACCGGCTCGTCGTACTCCTCGTCGATCGACCTGTCCTCGGACGACGACACCCTCTCGATGCCGAAGCTGGACTCGCTGGAGCGCAAGCTCCGCGCCATCGAGCAGCAGCTCGGCTGA
- a CDS encoding DUF475 domain-containing protein, with the protein MFFRTFGWSFAITIAGLIAAGLIWGAEGFGVVLILSILEISLSFDNAVVNATVLKRMNPFWQKIFLTVGVLIAVFGMRLIFPLLVVGLTAHLSPGTVIDLALDSSMTYNGMTYAQYLEDANPAIAAFGGIFLLMIFLDFIFEEKDFNWLRWIEKPLEKIGKLDALSSVIALVVLAVSSRLFAGEHAETVLLAGLCGLATYLAVNGLSSVFESGLEAQEEAEEEAEKSGKSIVQVGGKAAFFLFMYLEVLDASFSFDGVVGAFAISQDIFQITLGLGIGAMYIRSLTVFLVRKGTLDDYVYLEHGAHYAIGALALILLASIEYHIPEIVTGLIGVAFIGAALFSSVMRNRKEQALEGSPSSG; encoded by the coding sequence GTGTTCTTCCGCACATTCGGATGGTCCTTCGCCATCACGATCGCCGGCCTGATCGCCGCAGGCCTGATCTGGGGGGCCGAAGGATTCGGCGTCGTCCTGATCCTCTCGATCCTCGAGATCTCCCTCTCCTTCGACAACGCCGTCGTCAACGCCACCGTCCTCAAGCGGATGAACCCGTTCTGGCAGAAGATCTTTCTGACCGTCGGTGTGCTGATCGCCGTCTTCGGCATGCGCCTGATCTTCCCGCTGCTGGTGGTGGGCCTGACCGCGCACCTCAGCCCGGGCACCGTGATCGACCTGGCGCTCGACTCCAGCATGACGTACAACGGCATGACGTACGCGCAGTACCTGGAGGACGCCAACCCGGCCATCGCGGCCTTCGGCGGCATCTTCCTGCTGATGATCTTCCTCGACTTCATCTTCGAGGAGAAGGACTTCAACTGGCTGCGCTGGATCGAGAAGCCGCTGGAGAAGATCGGCAAGCTGGACGCGCTCTCCTCGGTGATCGCGCTGGTCGTGCTGGCCGTCTCCTCGCGCCTGTTCGCCGGTGAGCACGCCGAGACCGTCCTGCTGGCCGGCCTCTGCGGCCTCGCCACCTACCTCGCGGTCAACGGCCTGTCCAGCGTCTTCGAGTCCGGCCTGGAGGCGCAGGAGGAGGCCGAGGAGGAGGCCGAGAAGTCCGGCAAGTCGATCGTCCAGGTCGGCGGCAAGGCCGCGTTCTTCCTCTTCATGTACCTCGAGGTCCTCGACGCGTCCTTCTCCTTCGACGGCGTGGTCGGCGCGTTCGCGATCTCCCAGGACATCTTCCAGATCACCCTGGGTCTGGGCATCGGCGCGATGTACATCCGCTCGCTCACCGTCTTCCTGGTCCGCAAGGGCACCCTGGACGACTACGTGTACCTGGAGCACGGCGCGCACTACGCGATCGGCGCCCTGGCGCTGATCCTGCTGGCCTCCATCGAGTACCACATCCCGGAGATCGTCACCGGTCTGATCGGCGTCGCCTTCATCGGCGCGGCGCTGTTCTCCTCGGTGATGCGCAACCGCAAGGAGCAGGCGCTGGAAGGCTCCCCCTCCTCCGGCTGA
- a CDS encoding TerD family protein, whose product MSVTLAKGGNVSLTKAAPNLTQVQIGLGWDARSTTGAAFDLDASALLCASGRVLGDEYFVFYNNLKSPEGSVEHQGDNLTGDGDGDDEVVQVHLDLVPTQIDKVVFAVSIYDADARLQNFGQVSNAYIRVVNLTDGQEIARYDLSEDASTETAMIFGELYRYQGEWKFRAVGQGYASGLRGIALDFGVNVQ is encoded by the coding sequence ATGAGTGTCACGCTCGCCAAGGGCGGCAACGTCTCGCTGACCAAGGCCGCGCCGAACCTGACCCAGGTGCAGATCGGCCTGGGCTGGGACGCCCGCTCGACCACCGGCGCCGCGTTCGACCTCGACGCCAGCGCGCTGCTGTGCGCCAGCGGCCGGGTGCTCGGCGACGAGTACTTCGTCTTCTACAACAACCTGAAGAGCCCCGAGGGTTCGGTCGAGCACCAGGGCGACAACCTGACGGGCGACGGCGACGGCGACGACGAGGTGGTGCAGGTCCACCTGGACCTGGTGCCGACCCAGATCGACAAGGTCGTCTTCGCGGTGTCGATCTACGACGCCGACGCCCGGCTGCAGAACTTCGGCCAGGTCTCCAACGCCTACATCCGCGTGGTGAACCTGACCGACGGGCAGGAGATCGCCCGTTACGACCTCTCGGAGGACGCGTCCACCGAGACGGCGATGATCTTCGGTGAGCTGTACCGCTACCAGGGGGAGTGGAAGTTCCGCGCGGTGGGCCAGGGCTACGCCTCCGGCCTGCGCGGGATCGCTCTCGACTTCGGCGTCAACGTACAGTAA
- a CDS encoding TerD family protein yields the protein MGVSLSKGGNVSLTKEAPGLTAVIVGLGWDVRSTTGTDFDLDASALLCTEQGKVRSDADFVFFNNLKSQDGSVEHTGDNLTGEGEGDDEQVKVNLAGVPADVAKIVFPVSIYDAENRQQNFGQVRNAFIRVVNQAGGAEIARYDLSEDASTETAMVFGELYRNGAEWKFRAIGQGYASGLRGIAQDFGVNV from the coding sequence GTGGGTGTCAGCCTGAGCAAGGGCGGCAATGTCTCGCTCACCAAGGAGGCCCCCGGCCTCACCGCGGTGATCGTCGGTCTCGGGTGGGACGTCCGGTCCACCACCGGCACCGACTTCGACCTGGACGCGAGCGCGCTGCTCTGCACCGAGCAGGGCAAGGTCCGTTCGGACGCGGACTTCGTCTTCTTCAACAACCTGAAGAGCCAGGACGGCTCGGTCGAGCACACCGGTGACAACCTCACCGGCGAGGGCGAGGGCGACGACGAGCAGGTCAAGGTCAACCTGGCCGGCGTCCCGGCCGACGTGGCGAAGATCGTCTTCCCGGTCTCGATCTACGACGCCGAGAACCGCCAGCAGAACTTCGGCCAGGTCCGCAACGCCTTCATCCGTGTGGTGAACCAGGCCGGCGGCGCCGAGATCGCCCGGTACGACCTCTCCGAGGACGCCTCCACCGAGACCGCCATGGTCTTCGGCGAGCTCTACCGCAACGGCGCGGAGTGGAAGTTCCGCGCCATCGGCCAGGGCTACGCCTCCGGCCTGCGCGGCATCGCGCAGGACTTCGGAGTCAACGTCTGA
- a CDS encoding peroxiredoxin — protein sequence MTIEVGNAAPDFELKNQHGESVKLSDYRGEKNVVLVFYPFAFTGVCTGEVCEIQKELPRLQNDDVQVLAVSNDSPFTLRVFAEQQGLEYPLLSDFWPHGDISRKYGVFNDDKGCAVRGTFVIDKDGVVRWSVVNGLPDARDTQEYLAAVGAL from the coding sequence ATGACCATTGAGGTCGGCAACGCGGCTCCGGACTTCGAGCTGAAGAACCAGCACGGCGAGTCCGTCAAGCTCTCGGACTACCGCGGCGAGAAGAACGTCGTCCTGGTCTTCTACCCGTTCGCCTTTACCGGCGTCTGCACCGGCGAGGTCTGCGAGATCCAGAAGGAGCTCCCGCGCCTGCAGAACGACGACGTGCAGGTCCTGGCGGTCTCCAACGACTCGCCGTTCACCCTGCGCGTCTTCGCCGAGCAGCAGGGCCTGGAGTACCCGCTGCTGTCGGACTTCTGGCCGCACGGCGACATCTCCCGCAAGTACGGCGTCTTCAACGACGACAAGGGCTGCGCCGTGCGCGGCACCTTCGTGATCGACAAGGACGGCGTGGTGCGCTGGTCGGTCGTGAACGGCCTGCCGGACGCCCGTGACACCCAGGAGTACCTGGCCGCCGTCGGCGCGCTCTGA
- a CDS encoding DUF3052 domain-containing protein, producing the protein MSATADPADKSNPAARLGFEEGQIIQELGYDEDCDQELREGVEDITGGELVDEDYDDVADGVLLWHREEDGDLTDALVDALEYLAEGGLIWLLTPKKGRDGYVEAHEIADAAKTAGLSQTSSVAIAQEWAGTRLATPKAQTARPKQR; encoded by the coding sequence GTGAGCGCGACCGCGGACCCCGCGGACAAGTCCAACCCGGCAGCTCGTCTGGGCTTCGAAGAAGGCCAGATCATCCAGGAGCTCGGGTACGACGAAGACTGTGACCAGGAACTCCGCGAGGGCGTGGAGGACATCACTGGCGGCGAGCTCGTCGACGAGGACTACGACGACGTCGCAGACGGCGTCCTGCTGTGGCACCGCGAGGAGGACGGGGATCTCACCGATGCCCTGGTCGACGCGCTGGAGTACCTGGCGGAGGGCGGCCTGATCTGGCTGCTGACCCCGAAGAAGGGTCGTGACGGGTACGTCGAGGCGCACGAGATCGCCGACGCGGCCAAGACCGCCGGCCTCTCGCAGACCAGCTCGGTCGCGATCGCCCAGGAGTGGGCGGGCACCCGCCTGGCCACCCCCAAGGCGCAGACCGCCCGACCCAAGCAGCGCTGA